In the genome of Paramisgurnus dabryanus chromosome 16, PD_genome_1.1, whole genome shotgun sequence, the window TGGAGGGTAGTTTCCTCTCTTTGCTCTTGTGCAACAGTGAAATCTTTTTGGGCTTCATATGTGGACTGAAAAAGAGTCAAAGTCattatgtatttgtttttttttactacatTTCAGATTACTTTCCTTTATAAAATTTGGGTTGATTTAGTATATTATTTTGGAATGGCTTGTTCTATTTTATAGGGCACTATACTGAATTTAAGCAAACAAAGTATTTCCTTGTTGAGGGATCACTGTGTGCTCTTTAATATCACGCCTCTTTTAAAGATGTATGTAACGGTCTCACACATGGTTGTTATTTAACTACCATCTCTAATAGAATTGCTCAAGTTAGTTTGCCAGTAAGCAGTCACACAGGGTTGGCAAAAAAGGTGTGGTGAAATGCAtgttaatgcaaaaaaataaaaaatataaaggtGTTTTTCTTCATAAGTGCcttgtacatttttttgtaaaagcatttatttactttatccttaagcacatttttatttagtttgagAGCCCAGATGCCTTACATCTGCATTCTTACTCTCATTTAGAACACCACTGAGAATCTTAGCACCCTCTTGTAAAGTGTGTTCCCAAAAccagaatgcatgaaatgagAAACGCAAATGATAAAGGTCAACGGAGGGGGGGGGTCTATATCCAAAATGCATGCTGCTAACTGTTTAGATCATAATAAACTGCAAAATATATCGCAATGGGTAAAAACTAGGCCTTTGTGATATTGAAATGATCAAAATGCCAGAGATTTCTATCATTGCAATAATATGCAATAATTGAATGACTTTAATTCcaaaaaatactaaatactcCACAGTCATGTATAGGCAAAGTGTAAGATCAATGCAGATAGCAGAAAGAAAGTGATTTCTTTGccaaaaataatatgaaaaacATACAGTGGGTAAAATAAGTACACGTCAACATTTTTTTGTGCCATTGACATGCAATCCACACATGCAAAGAAATCAAACCATAGATGTCCATAAATGAAGTTATGTGTTGTTATGTAAAATGACAcggaaaaatattgaatcctGAGAAAAAGTTTCGTTTTAGTAAGCGTCTTCAATACTTTTTCGCTGTGTCATTTTACATTATTACACACAACTTAACTCTTGGACGTCTATGGTTTCTTTTAATGTGTGGATTGCATGGGTTGTTACTAAGATCTGGTGAAAATGTAATAGCACCTTATGTTAACTGAGAAAATGGTGACGTTTTCAATACTTATTTTACCCGTTGGTTAAATCCTtttgatatttatatatatatatatatatatatattttaatattatttatatagatTTTACAAACTTGAAGTATCAAATATCTCACATTAATTGTTATAGCATAttgcacttttttattttttttttattttgcagatGTCTAAACACAACACTGGTCCAAAATCACATCCACACCTTTAAGTTGAAGATGTTTTAAATGAAGATGTTGCATTAAATCTTGTCCCTTATTACATTAAAAGAGACAACAGGGagattttaaaatcattttaaaattgctATGTGCCCCCACAATTAAAACAGtagggggcagtttcccagacagggattagactagtcctaaaataaacataagagctttccaaactgaaaacaatttgcactgacatatcttaaaatacatcagtgccctttgttctgcctcaaaatgcacacaggtaatgtttttagtaaggcatgtttgttaaaacgaGTTATATGTCCTTAttaaactaagacctagtcctgacttaaaataatccctgtctgggaaacagcccatatatgtttatttgaaaaaagcaCTAGGTGTTACCTGTGACATGTTCAGTAACATCTTAAATCGATAAAATTTTAAGGAAAATATATGCACTTTGTCCAAGATTTGCCCACCACCCTGATCAGAATGATATAAATCATATAATcatataaaacagaaaaaataacAAGCTTGTCAAGTACTCGAAATGTGACccctgcatttaacccatcccagtaaGTCGTGAACAGTGAACACacacacccggagcagtgggcagctatcccagtgcccggggagcaattagggtaaggtgccttgctcaagggcaccacaggcACAACCTGCCGGCCGTGAGACTCAAACCGCCAACTCTCGGGTTACAAGCCCAACTCTGGCTACAATCTTTCTCTTCATAAGCATTAATCTATTGCAAGAGGGATCACATTCCAATAAAAACTAAGAAAGCAATCAAGCTGCATGGGAAGAAAAAATTTCATTCTCAACAGCTGCCAAAGAAAGCAACCGCAAGACGCTGTACAGTAAAGCACCTGAACATGCCTCAACTTGCAAAATCAATAGACTGTGGAAGAGAGAAAAACATTGTGCTGTCAAAGTCTTCGCTGACTTCAATTTTTTGTTTAGTCAactctgatttacaagtcattacAACTACttgttatttatcttgacaagagatgagttgctacaacttataaaatgaagttgacttatctcacttttataaattaatcacaactttaataaattataacaactcaattaaaatgacttgtaaatcagagcTGATGTAAGGGATCAAAGTTTGTATTACAGTGTACCATTCTAAGGAGACCTCAGTTTTTTTACAAGTCATTCTTTTCTGACATGCATGAAAACAGATGACAGATTTATGTGGTTTAAAGGTTCACAACTGTCAATATAGTTACTGTTGTTTGTTTCCAAAAACCTTCTCCACATTACAGACCATTCAGAAATGTCTCCAAAAATACAGTCTTTTAGACAGAGCttacaaataaagtttttattgGTCAATGTATTTTCTGCATTCAAGTGAAGGTAAAGATTTCAGAACATGAGAGCCCAGAAGAAACACACACCATACAAAttacagaatatatatatatacgaaTACACAACTTTATATATTGTTAGGAGGAATTaaatcaaaagaaaacattCAATATACACATTTCAAAATTGAAAATATAgatacaaaaacataaaaataactcTGAAGAAGTGAATAAGTTATAGCAAAAATAGCAATCATTTTTGGAGTACCATATTTGgaatatttttcacattttcatttGGTTTTAAAGAGCAACTTTCTCATGCAATTCATACTGCTTTTCTGTAACAACAACAACTCCAATTCTCACCAGTACCATGAAGTAATCAATTTAAATGCTTTCTATTGCTCACAGTGGTTTATCCATTTCTAAACAGCTTTTAAGAAAAAGGTGTCTCACTGGCACTCTTTTTGTTTCGTCTTATTCATTATCAGTCATTCATATCGTAGAACATTCAATTTTAACCCTTCTACAAAAATAACAATTCTAACGAAAGACAGAAATTGAGGTTCTCTCAAAGACTAGCAACTACCGAGTGGTCAATAATGGCTTGGGTACTCTGGGAGTGATAGAGATCTTATCAGCTCAAGCCAGCTTCTCAATTTAGCTCCTCCCGTTTGGAAGGTGGCACAAGGTGAGGAGGCAGTTTGGCCGGAAGCTCGTGTCCTTCCAGCTTTACCTTGATCAGGTGATTTGCAAGTGCAAACTCCTCATCATCTAGGAAACCATCTTTGTCCACGTCTGCCAGGCTCCAAATCTTTCCAAGCACTGTGTTTGGAAGTTTGGACTTTACCAGCTCTTTCTTAGCTGTGGCACCTGACACCTTCCCATTAACTGGAGAAAGGGTGTAGAATATTTCATCATACGTTGGCTTATCACGGGCCACGATCCATTCCAGCTCATCAATGCCCTCGCCTGCACCTTCTCCATACCCGTGACCAAACGGCCCATTCATGGTTCCCTCAAAGGCACCACCCTTAACTGACTGGGTGGGCATGGCAGCCTCCTCCTTTCGGACCAGCGTCATGAGCTTAGCGATGTCATTAGCCAGCATGTCTTCCACTGAGTCCAGCAACTTTGGTTTCAAGGCGGGAAATCTTGTGAAGTCTTGAACAGCCAGCAAGTCCTGCAAGAttgcattttaattttattttattttgaagaaAAGCGAAACAGAGCTCTTTATGAAACAAATGTATTGTAATCTCTGAATACCCTGAAGAAGGCTATCTGTGCCGCTACGTGTGGGTTGCTGCCCAGTtgaatgtttttaatgttatagCCATGTctaaataaaggctttttactTTTTGATATCTAAAGAGTGCCTTGGATTCCCATTTTTTCTCATTTTGCATACCCCATACCAAAGACCACCcaactaattttttttcaagCTTATTTCTTCAGCTATTTCCGAGCACTTTggattttttctgatttcatgGTATTGTAATCTCTGTTCTCTCTTTCGAGAACGTGAGCATGAGAAACGTCACGTTTCAATTTATGTATTCCTCTTTCAAATAGGAAGTGAAATCAAGATTAAATATGAAAGCTTCATACCTGCATTTTCTTTAAGTTGGGAAAGTCTCCAGGTGAAATGTTGTGCTCTTTTTGAATCTTTTCATATATGGCGCCCAGATTATTAATAAGCTCTTTCTTCTTTGTGTCTTTCCCAAACATACTTGGCATCTCTTTCTTTAAAGAGCTAATGATGTAAGCCTGAACCTAGAaggaaattattaaataaactcagtaaattaagtttaataaattaaatacaaacatcaTATATGCTGTTTGGCTTGACAGAGCTATtttcacaaaaacattttacaccGTGTCAACATAAATGCAATCGCTCATCCCTTGTgtatttgtttattaataatcCTCCCTCATTTTATTATAATGCCAATAATATACCAACATTATTTCAGcccttcttaaaaaaaaaaactgtcaatCATCCTTGAGATTAGATTCCTATAAACAATTAGTAtggattaaagggacactccccttttttgaaaatatttaccAGTTCCCCTAGAGTTTAGCATTtggtttttacagttttggaatccattcagctgatctctgggtcttgcggtaccacttttagcatagcttagcacaatccattgaatctgataagaccattagcatcgtgctaaaaaataacctaaGACTTTTGagatttttcccatttaaaacttgactcttctgtagctacatcgtgtactaagaccgacagaaaattaacagttgggattttctaggcagatatggctagctatactctcattctggcgtaataatcaaggactttgatgccgtaacatggctgcaggaggcgcaatgatattacgcagcagccgaaaatagtcccctgctactaaaagatactaaggggactattttcagctgctggaaaatgagcatattttcaaaaaaagtggaatgtacAACAACTATGTTATATCTTGCCAAAAATTTACAAAATTCATTAATCCTTTTtagaaataaaacacaaatagtTAAAGATACAGTTTTTCCAGTCAAAACAAAATCATGGTTTATACATTTTGGGGTCAAATATTTTACCTTAGCGAGGCGAGCTCTTTTGATCAAATCATTGAGTTTCCGCAGGGCGGCGTTCCGTGGAAGACTTTGAATATCTCGAAACAGATCCTGCTCCTCTGCTTCGAACAGCTTCCTGTTGTCTGCAATCAGAAGCGGCTGAGCCCAAAATGACCCGATATACACTCGGACTACCTCAGGGGTGTTGATGATCTTTCCCAGTGACCACATGAGGGCACCATATACCCTCATCAGCTGCTGGGTGCTGATCTGGTCCGCTTTATTCAGAACCACACGCATCTTGTCCTCGTGGTTCTTTAGGGCTTTGATAACCTCGGAGAACTCATCAGAAATGTCCAGCTTGTGGGCATCAAAGAGAAGAATGATTCTGTCCACTCGTTCTGCA includes:
- the ehd1a gene encoding EH domain-containing protein 1a, coding for MFSWTKKEGKKDPELFQNVSEGLKRLYRTKLFPLEDTYHFHDFHSPALEDADFDNKPMVLLVGQYSTGKTTFIRHLMEQDFPGMRIGPEPTTDSFIAVMHGEQEGVIPGNALVVDPKKPFRKLNAFGNAFLNRFVCAQLNNPVLESISIIDTPGILSGEKQRISRGYDFAAVLEWFAERVDRIILLFDAHKLDISDEFSEVIKALKNHEDKMRVVLNKADQISTQQLMRVYGALMWSLGKIINTPEVVRVYIGSFWAQPLLIADNRKLFEAEEQDLFRDIQSLPRNAALRKLNDLIKRARLAKVQAYIISSLKKEMPSMFGKDTKKKELINNLGAIYEKIQKEHNISPGDFPNLKKMQDLLAVQDFTRFPALKPKLLDSVEDMLANDIAKLMTLVRKEEAAMPTQSVKGGAFEGTMNGPFGHGYGEGAGEGIDELEWIVARDKPTYDEIFYTLSPVNGKVSGATAKKELVKSKLPNTVLGKIWSLADVDKDGFLDDEEFALANHLIKVKLEGHELPAKLPPHLVPPSKREELN